The Treponema succinifaciens DSM 2489 region TTGGAGCTGCCGGAATTTCTTCCAGAGCCTGAATTGTGGTTTTATATTTACGTAAAAGTTCGTTGTCTTTTTTTGAGTCTTTGCCGGTTACAAGGTATTCGACTGTTGTGTTCAATTTGCTTGCAATTTTTACGGCATTTTCTGCGGAAACCTCGCTTTTACGTTCAAACGATTTATGCAAACTCTGTAATTTTATTCCTGTAAGTATTGAAAGTTCTTTCTTTGTTTTTCCTTGAAAAATCAATTCGTTTTCAACATTTTCCCAAAAATCCATTTTTATAGATTATGGACTGTTGTCTAATATTTCTTTAATTTGTCATACTATAGTCTATTTTTATAAAATACATTAGACTAATGTCTAATTATTCTTTCTTTTCAGGACAAATCAACATGGATTCAACAAGACAATCTCTGATAGACGAAATAAAAAAGCGCGTTCAGGACAGGATTCTTGAGCGGACAAACGCCGACCTTCTGATAAAGCTCATTACTAACGCGGATTCTTTGGACGAGGCGATTAACATTGCGGCTCTTGGAACGACTTACAAGAGAACGGGGCTTCACTTTGACAAGCGGCTTGAAAAAATGGGAAATGCAATCCGATACTTTAAGAAAAACGAGAAGCTTTCTTTCCGCACCGATGACGCAAAGCCGGTCAACAAACTGATTATCGGCGACAACTATCAGGCTCTGCAAAACCTTCTGATTCAATACAGAGGCAAAATCGATGTGATTTATATTGATCCGCCCTACGGAAAAGACAGCATGGGCGAGTTTGCAAAGACGAATTACAACAACGCCATAACAAGAGACAATCTTCTTTCCATGCTTTATCCGCGGCTTGTACTGGCACGGCAGCTTCTTTCTGACGAGGGCGTGATTTTCTGCAGCATAGACGACAAGAATCAGGCTTACGTGAAATGCCTTTTTGATGAGATTTTCGGGGAAACAAACTTTGCAGGAATTTTTCCATGGAGAAAACGAACAGCTAAAAGTGATGTTCCTTTTGGAATATCGCAGGATTACGAATACATTCTTGTTTTTGCAAAAAGCGAATTTTTCAAAGCCAGCATAGAAGGCGGAAACAGAAAATATTTTGAAACGCCGGATTTTCCAAACAGACCTTGGCGATTTCATGATATGACAACACAAAGAACTTCTTTAGAAAGGCCAAACTCAAATTTTACAATTATAAATCCAAAAAACAATGAAACATATCCTGTAAACCCACAAGCAGTTTGGCGTATTACAAAAGAAGGTTTTCCAGAATATTTAAAAGAAAATAGAATTATTTTCCCTGACGATTATGATTTTTTAAAAATTTCAAAACCTGTATTGCGTTATTGGAAAGATGAAGATGAGAAAAAAGCCAAAGATGATTTTGGAAAAATCGCAGTTTCCACCAAATTACCAGATTACGTTGGAATGTCCCAAGACGGAACAAAAGAAATTTCAAATATTTTAGGAGAAAAATCATTCGGCTATCCGAAATCTGTAAAACTTATAAATTTCCTTATAAAAATCTCTTCAAATCAAAATTCCATAATTCTCGACTTCTTCGCAGGCAGCGGCACAACAGGACACGCGGTTCTTGACCTGAACAAATCGGACGGCGGAAACAGGATTTTCATTCTCTGCCAGCTGAACGAGAAAACGGACGCAAATCCCGACGGAATCGCATACGATGTAACCTCAAAGCGGCTCAAGCGGATCATGACAGGCGAGTGTTACGACGGCTCAAAGGATTTTCCGTGGTTACAGGACAACGAGCCTTACGGCGGAAATCTTGATGTCTACGAAATAGAAGAAATTTTTAATTCTGAATCAACCGAAGGCAAAACTCCGTTCGACGTGATTGACGAGACTTTGTACGGCAAGGAAAAATTCCAGACAGTAAAAGAAAAAATCGAATGGGTCTGCCAGAATTTCGACAAGACACAGACAAAATTATAACTGGTGCTGAGCCTGTCGAAGCCACGCATTTCAGTCATTTCGGCAATCTCAATGACCATGGGAAAATAAAATATGTTACAGGAAGCAAAGGACTTACAGAATTCGGCGGTCTCAAAACTTGTGAATGTTGTCGGACAAAAAGAAAAAAGCGAATACACGTTCAAATCTCCTACGGGAAGCGGCAAAACTTATATGATGGCGGACTTTATGAACCGCATAATCTGCGCGAACCCGGACGTGATTTTTCTTGTCTCAACGCTTTCAAAAAGCAGCCTTGCCGAGCAGAATTATAAATCGTTCAAAGCATTGTCGGAAAACGGAACTTTCAGCCGCCTGAATCCGTTCCTGATAAATTCTGACTCCAGCGGCGAGGGAAATATTTTCATTCCTCTGGACTACAACGTCTATGTTCTTCCGCGCGATTTGTACAAGGACAAGTCAAAGCTAAAGGACACAGGAATCTTCAAGAATTTTCTTCTGTCAATAAAAGGCAGTTTTTCTTCGCCTCAAAAAAAGCGGATTTTTGTGATAAAAGACGAGTGCCACATCGCCACAAGCAACCTGGACGAGCTTAAAGACTGTTTTTCCGTAGTGATAAATTTTTCCGCGACGC contains the following coding sequences:
- a CDS encoding helix-turn-helix domain-containing protein, with the protein product MDFWENVENELIFQGKTKKELSILTGIKLQSLHKSFERKSEVSAENAVKIASKLNTTVEYLVTGKDSKKDNELLRKYKTTIQALEEIPAAPRKNIEQMILDLSKSINVSI
- a CDS encoding site-specific DNA-methyltransferase; protein product: MSNYSFFSGQINMDSTRQSLIDEIKKRVQDRILERTNADLLIKLITNADSLDEAINIAALGTTYKRTGLHFDKRLEKMGNAIRYFKKNEKLSFRTDDAKPVNKLIIGDNYQALQNLLIQYRGKIDVIYIDPPYGKDSMGEFAKTNYNNAITRDNLLSMLYPRLVLARQLLSDEGVIFCSIDDKNQAYVKCLFDEIFGETNFAGIFPWRKRTAKSDVPFGISQDYEYILVFAKSEFFKASIEGGNRKYFETPDFPNRPWRFHDMTTQRTSLERPNSNFTIINPKNNETYPVNPQAVWRITKEGFPEYLKENRIIFPDDYDFLKISKPVLRYWKDEDEKKAKDDFGKIAVSTKLPDYVGMSQDGTKEISNILGEKSFGYPKSVKLINFLIKISSNQNSIILDFFAGSGTTGHAVLDLNKSDGGNRIFILCQLNEKTDANPDGIAYDVTSKRLKRIMTGECYDGSKDFPWLQDNEPYGGNLDVYEIEEIFNSESTEGKTPFDVIDETLYGKEKFQTVKEKIEWVCQNFDKTQTKL